In the genome of Flammeovirga agarivorans, one region contains:
- a CDS encoding M23 family metallopeptidase has translation MAKIKYYYDTETCRYERVKTSPLDMFVNITGLLFACSLFGFFFSAIYIKYFPSAEEARLKKENTDLLYSHELLQKEVNEVKDVLVSLQDRDDKIYRVIFEAEPIPQEIRQAGAGGSQKYQDLLDKKLAREDMILTTLSKIDNLKRQMYVQTKSYDEIVDLALNKSKMLAAIPAIQPVDNKDLKRFASGFGLRIHPILKVKKMHTGVDFSAPKGSSIYATGDGKVIKARKSNRGYGWEIEVDHGFGYVTKYAHMSKFYVKRGQHVTRGQKIGEVGSTGSSTAPHLHYEVIHKKKKVNPIRYFSKDVTADQYAKLLEKASVENQSLGY, from the coding sequence ATGGCAAAAATTAAATACTATTACGATACAGAAACGTGTAGGTATGAGAGAGTTAAGACCTCTCCATTAGATATGTTTGTTAATATTACAGGCTTATTATTTGCATGTTCACTGTTCGGATTCTTCTTTTCCGCTATCTACATTAAGTATTTTCCTTCTGCTGAAGAAGCTAGATTAAAGAAAGAAAATACTGATTTACTATATTCTCATGAATTACTTCAAAAGGAGGTCAATGAGGTAAAGGACGTTTTAGTGTCTTTACAAGACCGTGATGATAAAATCTATAGAGTAATTTTTGAAGCAGAGCCTATTCCGCAAGAAATTAGACAAGCTGGTGCTGGTGGATCTCAAAAGTATCAAGATCTATTAGATAAAAAACTAGCTCGTGAAGATATGATTCTTACGACATTGTCTAAGATTGACAATCTTAAGAGACAAATGTACGTTCAAACTAAATCTTACGATGAGATTGTAGACTTAGCACTTAATAAATCTAAGATGCTTGCAGCGATCCCAGCTATCCAACCTGTAGACAACAAAGACTTAAAACGTTTTGCTTCAGGTTTTGGTCTACGAATCCACCCTATTCTAAAAGTAAAGAAGATGCATACAGGTGTAGACTTCTCTGCTCCAAAAGGATCTTCTATTTATGCCACTGGTGATGGTAAAGTTATTAAAGCTAGAAAATCAAATAGAGGTTATGGATGGGAAATCGAGGTAGATCATGGTTTTGGCTATGTAACAAAGTATGCACACATGTCTAAATTCTATGTAAAGAGAGGACAACATGTAACTCGTGGTCAAAAAATTGGTGAAGTAGGTAGTACAGGGTCTAGTACAGCTCCTCACCTTCATTATGAAGTAATTCATAAAAAGAAGAAAGTTAATCCAATCCGTTACTTCTCGAAAGATGTTACTGCGGACCAATATGCTAAGTTATTAGAGAAAGCTTCTGTTGAAAACCAGTCACTTGGTTACTAA